Part of the Paenibacillus aurantius genome, ACACCGTCGTGATCCCAAACTTCTTCTGAAGATCCTTCAGCTCGTTGCGCAATTGAACCCTCAGCTTGGCATCCAGGTTGGACAACGGCTCATCCAAGGCAAGGATGCTCGGCTTCAGCACCAGAGCCCTCGCAATGGCTACACGCTGCTGCTGCCCTCCCGATAGCTCGGACACTTTCTTGACCAGCTGTTCCTCGCTTAAATCGACTTTCCTGGCGATCTCCTTTACCTGGGCATCCACTTCGGCTTTGGAGAATTTTTTGACCCGCATGCCAAAAGCAATATTCTCGTAAACGTTTAAGGTTGGAAAGAGCGCATAGCTTTGAAAGACCATGCTGATTTCCCGCTTCTCAATCGGCACGTGAGAGATGTCCCGGTCGTTTAGCAGGATTTGCCCGCTGTCTGGCTTAATAAAGCCGACCAGGCTGCGGAGAATGGTCGTTTTCCCGCATCCCGAGGGACCGAGAAAGGTGAAGAACTCCCCCTCCTTGATGTGGAGATTGAGGTTCTTGATGGCATGGAAGTCACCGAATTTGATTTGAATGTCTTGGAATGTGATCATGGTTACCTCTGTCATGTAAATTTATTTTTACAGGCTGCAAGCATGGACATTCCCGCGTGCAGCCTGTTTGACAATGTTACCTTATTTCATAATCTCCAGCTGAATCTTTTCCGCCCATTTCCCCAGATTCTCGGAAACAAATCCCCAGTCAAAGGCGATCGGCTTGATGGAAGCGTAAAGGTCTTTCACGTCTTTGTTGGCTTTATCGGAAGCCTTCTGGTTCGCTGGCATGGCATTGAATTGAGCGGCAAACTGCCCCTGCACGTCGGCCGAGCCGATCCAGTCGATAAACTTCTTAGCCGTCTCCATCTTCTTCGTCCCGTTCGCGATGGCGGCCTGTTCCACAATCATCGGAACTCCGGTACCGGGACTTACAAGGCCCGCCTTAACCCCGTACTGCTTTTCTTTGGCTTGAAGCGTACCGGAAACAACGGCTCCGATCGGCGTTTTGCCATTGACCATATTCTGGTAGAAGTCTTCTCCCTTTACCGCGGGAACGCCATTGTTATACAGCTTCTTGATTTCATCCCAGCCCTGCTTGGAAATCCCGTACTCGCCTTTGTCGTCTTTGTATTTGGTCAAGATGCTGGCCACGACCAGCTGCGGCGTAATTTGATCCAGCTGGGTAGGAGCCTCGTATTTCCCTTTGAACTGCGGATTCGTATACAAATCGGCCCAATCCTTCGGTGCCGTCTCGGCTGTGAACGACTTGGGGTTATACCCGATCAGAATGGCCTGCTTGACCAGGCTGTGGTAATAGCCTTCCGGATCGTTCAAGCCCTTTTCGATTTCGGGTGCCCAGGCTGGAACATATTTGGCCAGAACCTTTTCTTTCTTTAAACTTTCGAACAGCATATTATTCAGGCCGTAAATGACGTCCGCCACCGGATTATTCTTCTCAGCGATTAAGCGGCTGGTTAAATTAGCCCCGCCCGCTCCGACGATTTCGATTTCAAAGCCGGCTTCCTTCGCCTTCTGGACCAGCCAATCCCCCCGGCCGTCCGAGTTGGAGTTCGTGTACACAATCAGCTTTTCATTCTTGCCTGCGGATGCCGGGGCCGATGCGGCCGGCGTACCGGACGGGGCGGTCGTTCCCGCCGTTTCCTTGGTATTACCTCCACCGCAAGCCGTTACAGCCAAACACATCATCGACAACAAAGAGACGCCTGCCATTTTTCTGACCATTCTTTTTGACACTCCTTTAGGGTATGGGATTCTATTTTAGAGGTGGACAACCATTCCGTCATAGGCCACTACGACCCCGGCGGGTTTAAAAATGTCTACAAATTCCTCATGGAGAAGCTTGGAATTATGGCTGAAGTGCGTAACGAAGATCTGTCCTTCTTCTTTCAGGATATTCTCTTTCCGAAACTCCCGCTGGGCTTCCAGCACGGTCTCAATGCACATATGATTGCGGTCGTGGGATTTGCCCGTGTAGCCGTGCGTGCAGTCGAGAATGGCCCCGTCCAGGTTTTTTCCCTTCAGCCAGGCCCATGTCGCTTCCGGGAACCAGCCCGAATCATGCCCGTAGAGCAGCTTTTTGCCGCCTCTTTCGATGACATACACCAGGCACGTTTCCATCCGGTCATGATCGGCCCATAACGGGGTAACCCGGGCATCGCCCACCGTTATCGTCTCGAAGGGGCGGAGCAGATGAAAAGCATACCGTTCTCCCTCAAACCGGCCGATGGCGACGCGCGTATGGTACATCACGGCATCATTGCCGTAGATATGCAGCGGATGCTCCAGGTTATGGGCAATACCCTTTCGGCGGCATTCCAAATCATAGGCATTGTAGTGATCGGAGTGCGTGTGGGTGACCAGCAGGTGCTCAATCGCCCCCAGATCAATGTTGTCGCGAAGCGCTTGCATGTAAGAATCCGGCGAGTAGTCGAATTTGATGACATCGTCAATGATCGCCGAGCTTCGGGTTCGGATGTTTTTCCCTCCGAGCTCACGTGCTTTCAAGCAGTACTCACAGTGGCAGAAGGCATTGGGAAAGCCCTCCGCAGCCGCTGTTCCGAGAAAATGAAGTTTCATAGGACTCCTTCCGCCCGTCCTAAAGAACGGATCGCCTTTCTACGATGGTCGTTTGAATTTTGATGGTAATGGGTTTCTCATGAGAGTGATTGATGCGCTTCGTAAGAAGAGTAAAGGCGGATTGCGCAAGCTGACCGGTATCCTGCCTGACCGTCGTCAGAGGGATCGGGGACAGCGCCGACAGCTGAATATCGGAGAACCCCACGATGGAAAGCTTATCCGGAACCGGGATCCCTACACGCAAGGCGGTATACAAGGTGGCGACGGCCACATGATCATCCCCGCACATAAGGGCGGTCATCTCCGCGTTATCCTGAACAAACTGTTCCGCTTCCGGGTCACTCTCGTTAATACGGCTCGGATGGAAGTCTTTAAAATGAATGTACTGGTT contains:
- a CDS encoding MBL fold metallo-hydrolase; this translates as MKLHFLGTAAAEGFPNAFCHCEYCLKARELGGKNIRTRSSAIIDDVIKFDYSPDSYMQALRDNIDLGAIEHLLVTHTHSDHYNAYDLECRRKGIAHNLEHPLHIYGNDAVMYHTRVAIGRFEGERYAFHLLRPFETITVGDARVTPLWADHDRMETCLVYVIERGGKKLLYGHDSGWFPEATWAWLKGKNLDGAILDCTHGYTGKSHDRNHMCIETVLEAQREFRKENILKEEGQIFVTHFSHNSKLLHEEFVDIFKPAGVVVAYDGMVVHL
- a CDS encoding extracellular solute-binding protein produces the protein MVRKMAGVSLLSMMCLAVTACGGGNTKETAGTTAPSGTPAASAPASAGKNEKLIVYTNSNSDGRGDWLVQKAKEAGFEIEIVGAGGANLTSRLIAEKNNPVADVIYGLNNMLFESLKKEKVLAKYVPAWAPEIEKGLNDPEGYYHSLVKQAILIGYNPKSFTAETAPKDWADLYTNPQFKGKYEAPTQLDQITPQLVVASILTKYKDDKGEYGISKQGWDEIKKLYNNGVPAVKGEDFYQNMVNGKTPIGAVVSGTLQAKEKQYGVKAGLVSPGTGVPMIVEQAAIANGTKKMETAKKFIDWIGSADVQGQFAAQFNAMPANQKASDKANKDVKDLYASIKPIAFDWGFVSENLGKWAEKIQLEIMK
- a CDS encoding ABC transporter ATP-binding protein, producing the protein MITFQDIQIKFGDFHAIKNLNLHIKEGEFFTFLGPSGCGKTTILRSLVGFIKPDSGQILLNDRDISHVPIEKREISMVFQSYALFPTLNVYENIAFGMRVKKFSKAEVDAQVKEIARKVDLSEEQLVKKVSELSGGQQQRVAIARALVLKPSILALDEPLSNLDAKLRVQLRNELKDLQKKFGITTVYVTHDQEEALTLSDRIAVFNKGTVEQVGTPREIYNESQTEFVCNFIGDINFIRPEIVVANSALTNLIDPSKKSYIRNEKISLVPIAAEPHAVQLRGKIVEQEFYGIYTKYSIAVPGGILKTVETERGHDLYQTGDELDIYIDTRDILQY